One window of Ralstonia pickettii DTP0602 genomic DNA carries:
- a CDS encoding crotonase: MSYSEILYEEDGPIGTITLNRPDDGNMFTETMCHEIRDCINAIRRETRTRVIVITGAGDKFFCTGGRKDGMQDTTLYAGVLPTLEMYESIDRLQKPVIASVNGFAVGGGNVLQVVCDLTIAKASAIFRQVGPMVGSFDAGYGTWYLEDLVGKKRAKDIWYRNPKITAQEAVEIGLINRVVPDDQLRAATREYALEVAERGAFALASLKSAFNARHGGVSGLSRMAHDLLLRGYLESNEHDELAAAFAERRKPDPSKFGH; this comes from the coding sequence ATGAGCTACTCGGAAATCCTCTACGAAGAAGACGGCCCCATCGGCACGATCACGCTGAACCGGCCGGATGACGGCAACATGTTCACGGAGACCATGTGCCACGAGATTCGCGATTGCATCAACGCGATCCGCCGTGAAACCCGTACGCGCGTGATCGTGATCACCGGTGCCGGCGACAAGTTCTTCTGCACCGGTGGCCGCAAGGACGGCATGCAGGACACCACGCTCTATGCCGGGGTGCTGCCGACGCTTGAGATGTACGAGAGCATCGACCGATTGCAAAAGCCCGTCATTGCGTCGGTCAATGGCTTTGCGGTCGGCGGGGGCAATGTGCTGCAGGTCGTCTGCGATCTGACCATCGCGAAGGCGTCCGCGATCTTCCGCCAGGTGGGCCCGATGGTCGGCAGCTTCGACGCTGGCTACGGCACGTGGTACCTGGAGGACCTGGTCGGAAAGAAGCGCGCCAAGGACATCTGGTACCGCAACCCGAAGATCACCGCTCAGGAGGCGGTCGAGATCGGCTTGATCAACCGTGTCGTCCCCGATGACCAGTTGCGCGCGGCGACCCGGGAGTATGCCCTGGAGGTCGCCGAGCGCGGCGCGTTTGCGCTGGCCTCGCTGAAGAGCGCCTTCAATGCGCGCCACGGCGGCGTGAGCGGCCTGTCCCGGATGGCGCACGACCTGCTGTTGCGCGGCTACCTCGAATCGAACGAGCACGACGAGCTGGCAGCCGCCTTCGCCGAGCGCCGCAAGCCCGACCCCTCGAAGTTCGGACATTGA
- a CDS encoding AsnC family transcriptional regulator codes for MNYVHNLDKPDLQILRELARDGRLSWRELSERIGLSLTPTLKRVHRLEEQGYIRGYVARLDEGKLIGELNVFVSVTLENQSEAAIARFEKEIVVAPEVMSCFTMTGDADFILRVVVPDMGSYQNFLTRTLTRIKGVEHIRSSFALKAVLNRTSPML; via the coding sequence ATGAACTATGTCCACAATCTCGACAAACCCGACCTGCAGATCCTGCGGGAACTGGCGCGCGACGGGCGGCTGAGCTGGCGGGAACTGTCGGAACGGATCGGGCTGTCGCTGACCCCTACGCTCAAGCGCGTCCACAGGCTCGAGGAACAGGGGTATATCCGCGGCTACGTGGCGCGGCTGGACGAAGGCAAGCTGATCGGGGAACTCAATGTGTTCGTATCCGTCACACTGGAGAACCAGTCAGAGGCCGCGATCGCCCGCTTCGAGAAGGAAATTGTTGTCGCCCCGGAAGTCATGAGCTGCTTCACCATGACCGGCGATGCGGACTTCATCCTGCGCGTGGTGGTACCGGATATGGGCTCGTATCAGAACTTCCTGACCCGGACGCTGACGCGCATCAAGGGCGTCGAGCACATACGGTCCAGCTTTGCCCTCAAGGCTGTGCTGAACCGTACGTCTCCGATGCTATAG
- a CDS encoding AMP-dependent synthetase, which produces MTIMQNILTLHNPQNARDYYLSGIWQQETLYTLARRHARERPTSCALRDADVRLTWREVVDWVDSVAEALHRQGLKPGDRVGIWLPNVVHATIIFLACSRNGYVCCPSLHQNYTVDEICTLLNRIQCRALFAMPGYGADADRNSIFARVADIPTLACVLALPNPAAGDAALPEGALPFPDRQPPSALSTPDLNPDKIVYLAFTSGTTGLPKGVMHSDNTLLANGRALVEDWGHTADTTLLTLSPMSHHIATVAMEQMLVAGLEMVMTNLRAGKHALDWILETGATYVMGVPTHAMDILQALRDRNMTSLGEVRTFYMAGAAIPREVAQKFVSLGVTPQNVYGMTENGSHNYTVPTDTQDTIVSTCGRACRGYEVKLWKQDNIDEEAEVGEVGEIGGRGGLLMLGYFSNQVATETSFNIHGWFMSGDLGIVDENGCVVIVGRKKDLIIRGGHNIHPARIEELAMRHPKVERAAAYPVQDERLGEKVCLAVIVRAGQELPASDMLEHLAGCGLSKYDMPEYFLGLDSFPLTASGKILKRELVEMTLRGQLKPTAVRYRARAVAGA; this is translated from the coding sequence GTGACCATCATGCAGAACATCCTGACCCTTCACAACCCGCAGAATGCGAGGGACTACTATTTATCGGGCATCTGGCAGCAGGAGACGCTGTACACGCTGGCCCGGCGCCATGCGCGCGAGCGTCCCACCTCCTGCGCATTGCGCGATGCCGATGTCAGGCTGACCTGGCGGGAAGTGGTCGACTGGGTCGACAGCGTCGCCGAAGCGCTCCATCGCCAGGGCCTGAAGCCCGGCGACCGCGTCGGCATCTGGCTGCCCAACGTCGTGCATGCGACCATCATTTTCCTGGCGTGCTCGCGCAATGGCTACGTCTGCTGCCCGTCGCTGCACCAGAACTACACTGTCGACGAGATCTGCACGCTGCTGAACCGCATCCAGTGCCGCGCGCTGTTCGCGATGCCGGGCTATGGCGCCGACGCCGATCGCAACTCCATCTTCGCCAGGGTGGCGGATATCCCGACGCTGGCCTGCGTGCTTGCGCTGCCCAATCCGGCTGCCGGCGATGCCGCACTGCCGGAGGGCGCCCTGCCGTTCCCGGACAGGCAGCCCCCCTCTGCCCTTTCCACCCCGGACCTGAATCCGGACAAGATCGTCTATCTCGCCTTCACATCGGGCACAACCGGCCTGCCCAAGGGCGTCATGCACAGCGACAACACGCTGCTGGCGAATGGCCGTGCGCTGGTCGAAGACTGGGGCCACACGGCCGATACCACGCTGCTGACACTCAGCCCCATGAGCCACCACATTGCGACGGTCGCCATGGAGCAGATGCTGGTGGCCGGGCTGGAGATGGTGATGACCAACCTGCGCGCCGGCAAGCACGCGCTCGACTGGATCCTTGAAACGGGCGCGACCTACGTGATGGGCGTACCCACCCATGCGATGGACATCCTGCAGGCGCTACGCGACCGCAACATGACGTCGCTGGGCGAGGTCCGCACCTTCTACATGGCCGGTGCGGCCATTCCCCGCGAAGTCGCGCAGAAGTTCGTCAGCCTGGGCGTGACGCCGCAGAACGTGTATGGCATGACCGAGAACGGGTCGCACAACTACACCGTTCCGACCGACACGCAGGACACCATCGTGTCCACCTGCGGTCGCGCGTGCCGGGGCTACGAGGTGAAGCTCTGGAAGCAGGACAACATCGACGAAGAAGCCGAAGTCGGCGAAGTCGGCGAGATCGGCGGGCGCGGCGGCCTTTTGATGCTCGGGTACTTCAGCAACCAGGTCGCTACCGAGACCTCGTTCAACATCCATGGCTGGTTTATGAGTGGGGACCTCGGCATCGTCGATGAGAACGGCTGCGTGGTGATCGTCGGGCGCAAGAAGGACCTGATCATCCGGGGCGGACACAACATCCACCCGGCACGGATCGAGGAACTCGCCATGCGCCATCCCAAGGTGGAACGCGCCGCGGCCTACCCGGTGCAGGACGAGCGACTGGGCGAGAAGGTCTGCCTGGCGGTCATCGTGCGCGCCGGGCAGGAGCTGCCGGCGAGCGACATGCTGGAACACCTCGCGGGCTGCGGCCTGTCCAAGTACGACATGCCCGAGTACTTCCTCGGACTCGACAGCTTCCCGCTGACTGCCAGCGGGAAGATTCTCAAACGCGAACTGGTCGAGATGACCCTGCGCGGACAACTGAAGCCGACGGCGGTCCGGTATCGGGCACGGGCCGTCGCGGGAGCATAA
- a CDS encoding short-chain dehydrogenase (K08081: E1.1.1.206; tropine dehydrogenase [EC:1.1.1.206]), with product MPEINGTVIVTGGSRGIGASISIELASAGLHVACLSRSGELPDLQGLDEAAQSRVRARRCDITDPDSVQAAFAAVPAMFGKPVVGLVNNAGIHLQGASATFPIADFERVMTTNATSVLLASQAAYPYLCESGSSLIVNIGSFYDKLGVKGNAAYCASKAAVGAISRCLAVEWARNGIRVLNIAPGYIETDLNREELNGEALQAFLKKRIPAGGPGQAADIGRLVAMLFQLPGRFLTGETLYVDGGQGMAL from the coding sequence ATGCCTGAGATCAACGGTACGGTCATCGTGACGGGCGGCAGCCGCGGTATCGGTGCATCCATCTCAATCGAGCTTGCCAGCGCCGGCTTGCACGTGGCATGCCTGTCCCGCTCCGGCGAGCTTCCCGATCTGCAAGGGCTGGACGAAGCAGCGCAAAGCAGGGTGCGCGCCAGGCGCTGCGATATCACTGACCCGGACTCGGTCCAGGCTGCGTTCGCCGCGGTGCCGGCAATGTTCGGCAAGCCGGTGGTGGGCCTGGTCAACAACGCGGGCATCCATCTGCAAGGCGCGTCCGCAACCTTTCCGATTGCAGACTTCGAGCGGGTGATGACGACCAATGCCACCTCGGTGCTGCTCGCCAGCCAGGCCGCCTACCCCTACCTGTGCGAGAGCGGTTCGTCGCTGATCGTCAATATCGGATCGTTCTACGACAAGCTGGGCGTCAAGGGCAACGCCGCCTACTGCGCATCCAAGGCCGCCGTGGGTGCGATCTCGCGCTGCCTCGCCGTGGAATGGGCCCGCAACGGCATCCGCGTCCTCAATATCGCGCCCGGGTATATCGAGACGGACCTGAACCGGGAGGAGCTGAACGGGGAGGCGCTGCAAGCGTTCCTGAAGAAACGCATTCCGGCCGGCGGACCGGGGCAAGCCGCCGACATTGGCCGGCTTGTCGCCATGCTGTTCCAGTTGCCCGGACGTTTCCTGACCGGCGAGACGCTCT
- a CDS encoding Fis family transcriptional regulator, whose product MKRESEGILVLDNEGKTTFASGLGRDTLVSGSLSRMWQNRARVPVKRLSAMTELERPLTVAAIPTRDAVCFLIFAVQEADELTEFLASVDSAEDILRHFVTDPYKAMVVVDTAGKITYMSPVHERFFRLKHGEAIGRPVTEVIENTKLQEVVKTGKAQVAQLQEMNGVTRVVSRLPIFDSNKRLVAAIGQVMFKGPEAMRELTGELARVKQELDFYKRELSGIRNRSYGLDQIVGSSDAVRRLKEDILRVAPLDVPVLLAGESGTGKEMVAHAIHMLSPRSDKPLILVNAAAMPPNLVESELFGYEPGAFTGADRKGRKGKFEAADTGTMFLDEIGDMPIDMQVKLLRVLQDGQFERIGGERARHSDFRLISASNRDFKSMIASSTFRLDLFYRISAVTLRLPALRDRLEDIPELADTFLEAFASRHGAPKKAISESAIRYLQSCAWPGNIRQLQHAIERAAIFCDGPALSIADFGSLEGADQPPGRRPAGTESLAGKGKADIREAKERVECELILEAMRRTGGNKKRVAEELGISRSYLYKRLSMMEEARDDEPASR is encoded by the coding sequence ATGAAACGAGAATCGGAAGGCATCCTCGTCCTGGACAACGAGGGCAAGACGACATTTGCAAGCGGACTGGGCCGCGACACGCTGGTCTCCGGTTCGCTCAGCCGCATGTGGCAGAACCGTGCCCGCGTTCCCGTCAAGCGGCTTTCCGCCATGACGGAACTGGAACGCCCGCTGACGGTAGCGGCCATTCCTACGCGCGATGCCGTCTGCTTCCTGATCTTTGCCGTGCAGGAAGCCGACGAACTGACGGAATTCCTGGCCAGCGTGGATTCGGCCGAGGACATCCTCAGGCACTTTGTGACCGACCCCTACAAGGCCATGGTGGTGGTCGATACCGCGGGCAAGATCACCTACATGAGCCCCGTCCATGAGCGCTTCTTCCGGCTCAAGCATGGCGAGGCAATCGGCCGTCCGGTGACCGAGGTCATCGAGAACACCAAGCTCCAGGAGGTAGTGAAGACTGGCAAGGCGCAGGTCGCACAGCTGCAGGAGATGAATGGCGTCACGCGCGTCGTATCCCGCCTGCCGATCTTCGACAGCAACAAGCGGCTGGTGGCCGCCATCGGGCAGGTGATGTTCAAAGGGCCGGAGGCGATGCGGGAGCTGACCGGCGAGCTGGCGCGCGTCAAGCAGGAGCTGGACTTCTACAAGCGCGAGCTCTCAGGCATCCGCAATCGCAGTTACGGACTGGACCAGATTGTCGGCAGCAGCGATGCGGTACGCCGGCTCAAGGAGGACATCCTGCGGGTCGCGCCGCTCGACGTGCCGGTCCTGTTGGCCGGCGAGAGCGGCACGGGCAAGGAGATGGTCGCCCATGCCATCCATATGCTGAGCCCCCGCAGTGACAAACCGCTGATCCTCGTCAATGCGGCGGCGATGCCCCCGAATCTCGTGGAAAGCGAGTTGTTCGGCTATGAGCCCGGGGCGTTTACGGGGGCGGACCGGAAGGGGCGGAAGGGCAAGTTCGAGGCCGCAGATACCGGCACCATGTTTCTGGATGAAATCGGCGACATGCCGATCGACATGCAGGTGAAGCTGCTGCGCGTGCTGCAGGACGGGCAGTTCGAGCGCATCGGCGGCGAACGGGCCCGGCATTCCGATTTCCGGCTGATTTCAGCCAGCAATCGTGACTTCAAGTCCATGATCGCCAGCTCGACGTTCCGGCTGGACCTGTTCTACCGGATCAGTGCGGTCACCTTGCGCCTGCCCGCGCTGCGCGATCGCCTTGAGGACATCCCGGAACTTGCTGACACCTTCCTTGAGGCATTTGCGTCGCGCCACGGTGCCCCCAAGAAGGCCATTTCCGAGTCGGCCATCCGCTACCTGCAGTCTTGCGCCTGGCCGGGCAATATCCGGCAGTTGCAGCACGCGATCGAGCGTGCGGCGATCTTCTGCGATGGTCCTGCGTTGTCCATTGCCGACTTCGGCAGCCTCGAAGGTGCCGACCAGCCGCCGGGCAGGCGCCCGGCAGGCACCGAAAGCCTGGCCGGAAAGGGCAAGGCGGATATCCGCGAGGCCAAGGAACGGGTGGAGTGCGAGCTGATCCTCGAGGCCATGCGGCGCACGGGTGGCAACAAGAAGCGCGTGGCGGAAGAGCTCGGTATCTCCCGCTCTTATCTCTACAAGCGGTTGAGCATGATGGAGGAGGCTCGCGATGACGAGCCGGCCTCCCGCTGA
- a CDS encoding enoyl-CoA hydratase (Catalyzes the reversible hydration of unsaturated fatty acyl-CoA to beta-hydroxyacyl-CoA): MAIDIKYSGPYAVLTLNRPDALNALQFTMIEALSYTLDQVAASDARALIVTGAGPKAFCAGADIKELMDRDLMAQRLGAHLGQRTFAKLAALRIPSVAVLHGYAFGGGLELAMACTFRIATVKARMGLPEIKLGLIPGYGGTQRLPRLVGEARATELVMSGRTVDAIEAERWGLVNRVVPEGEPVELGKAFMADFVGYSRCASLFAREAVARGMATTLDEGLDIEADLSTLAYQTADAAEGMRAFLQKRTPEFKDA, from the coding sequence ATGGCAATTGACATCAAGTATTCCGGCCCGTATGCGGTCCTGACCCTGAACCGGCCCGACGCACTGAACGCATTGCAGTTCACGATGATCGAGGCCCTGTCATACACCCTTGACCAGGTGGCCGCATCCGATGCGCGCGCGCTGATCGTCACCGGCGCCGGCCCCAAGGCCTTCTGTGCCGGCGCCGACATCAAGGAGCTGATGGACAGGGACCTGATGGCGCAGCGGCTCGGCGCCCATCTGGGCCAGCGCACCTTCGCCAAGCTGGCCGCGCTGCGGATCCCGTCCGTGGCGGTGCTGCACGGCTACGCCTTCGGCGGCGGCCTCGAACTGGCCATGGCCTGTACCTTCCGCATCGCCACCGTCAAGGCGCGCATGGGCCTGCCGGAGATCAAGCTTGGCCTGATTCCCGGCTACGGCGGCACCCAGCGGCTGCCGCGCCTGGTGGGCGAGGCGCGCGCCACCGAACTGGTGATGTCGGGTCGGACGGTGGATGCCATCGAGGCCGAGCGTTGGGGCCTGGTCAACCGGGTCGTGCCGGAAGGCGAACCGGTGGAACTCGGCAAAGCCTTCATGGCCGATTTCGTCGGCTACAGCCGGTGCGCATCGCTGTTTGCCCGCGAGGCCGTCGCACGCGGCATGGCAACCACGCTGGACGAAGGCCTAGACATCGAAGCCGACCTGTCCACCCTTGCCTACCAGACCGCCGATGCGGCGGAAGGCATGCGCGCATTCCTCCAAAAACGCACGCCGGAGTTCAAAGATGCCTGA
- a CDS encoding acyl-CoA transferase, which translates to MDALNTLPLMPQGPGMRCLEGVRVLDFTTSVAGPYGTLLLADLGAEVIKIEKRAGGDDTRSWGPPFLDGESLWFLSMNRNKQSMTVDLTRAEGRGIAHQLVRQADVVVLNTTQRVQEKLGLDYATLKAIHPALIHVSVTGFGLQGERADLPCYDLIAEGYSGVMHLTGEAGRPAQKVGTPAADLLAGQDIAMATLAALFERQRTGAGKQVDVSMVATATRFMAPRIVPYLGSGEPPMRSGGTDSVIAIYQVFETADFPITLGLGNDAIWQRFWDAVEHPAYGKQAGFETNAKRRQARDTIVAAIAELLATQPREHWLALFARHRIPAGPINSIDQLVDDAPLRDAGMFFAGQGAAGRVPQVGLGVGFDGASAVYRTPPPALGQDTERILAERLAMSATCIAGLIDSEIV; encoded by the coding sequence ATGGACGCCCTGAATACACTCCCGCTGATGCCCCAGGGTCCTGGAATGCGATGCCTCGAAGGCGTACGCGTGCTGGACTTCACCACCTCAGTCGCTGGCCCCTATGGCACCTTGCTGCTCGCCGATCTTGGCGCGGAAGTCATCAAGATCGAAAAGCGCGCCGGCGGCGACGATACGCGCAGCTGGGGCCCGCCGTTCCTGGATGGCGAGTCGCTGTGGTTCCTGAGCATGAACCGCAACAAGCAGAGCATGACGGTCGACCTGACCCGGGCCGAGGGTCGCGGCATCGCCCATCAACTGGTGCGCCAGGCCGATGTCGTCGTCCTGAATACGACGCAGCGGGTGCAGGAAAAGCTCGGGCTGGACTACGCCACGCTCAAGGCGATTCACCCGGCGCTGATCCATGTGTCCGTGACCGGCTTCGGCCTGCAGGGCGAGCGTGCCGACCTGCCCTGCTATGACCTGATCGCCGAAGGCTACTCCGGCGTGATGCATCTGACCGGTGAGGCAGGCCGGCCCGCACAGAAGGTCGGCACCCCCGCGGCCGACCTGCTGGCGGGCCAGGATATTGCCATGGCCACGCTCGCCGCACTGTTCGAGCGGCAACGCACCGGTGCCGGCAAGCAGGTCGATGTATCGATGGTTGCCACCGCCACGCGCTTCATGGCACCGCGCATCGTCCCGTACCTCGGGTCCGGTGAGCCGCCGATGCGCTCGGGCGGCACCGACTCGGTCATTGCCATCTACCAGGTGTTCGAGACCGCCGACTTCCCCATCACGCTCGGCCTGGGCAACGACGCCATCTGGCAGCGCTTCTGGGACGCGGTTGAACACCCCGCCTACGGCAAGCAGGCCGGTTTTGAAACCAATGCGAAGCGTCGCCAGGCACGAGACACGATCGTCGCCGCCATTGCCGAGCTCCTGGCTACCCAGCCGCGCGAACACTGGCTGGCGCTGTTCGCCAGGCACCGGATCCCGGCCGGCCCGATCAACAGCATCGACCAACTGGTCGACGACGCGCCGTTGCGCGACGCCGGCATGTTCTTTGCCGGCCAGGGTGCCGCGGGGCGTGTCCCGCAGGTTGGCCTCGGCGTCGGCTTCGACGGCGCCAGCGCCGTCTACCGCACCCCTCCCCCCGCCCTCGGGCAGGACACCGAACGCATTCTCGCGGAACGTCTTGCCATGTCCGCGACGTGTATCGCAGGCCTCATCGACTCAGAAATCGTCTAA